AACAATAAATCGTTATACTGAAGATGAAAATAATTACCATAACTAAATGGAGGCGGTATAGATGCAATTAAGTCATTCCGTTAAAGTTGCAATTTCTATCTATTTAGCACTTATCTTTATAACGTTCACTTCTTATTTAGTCATTATTTTATATACAAGTATGACTGGGCATGATGTATCACATTTCGTGTTAGATAGTCAGCATACACATCACGGAGCACTTTCACAAAAGCATTTGAGTTTGCCTGAAATTTCATTTAAATAATCCTCATCTTACTATCTATAAAATTCCATAACCATTGTTGTTTAAATCCTCATCTAGATACATTCATCTTAGATGTTTTTTTTATTTTCCCATTTCCCTCTCCTTTAAAAGTCGATATAATAAACTAAATCATTATCGAACACTGACATTTTCTATTTCGTCGGTGTTAAAGTTTTAAGGGGTGAGATATTTGACGAAAAATCATTCAACAATGCGCTTAAAAGGTATTTTATTAGCAATAATAGGCGCGTGTTTATGGGGATTGGGTGGTACAGTATCCGATTTTCTTTTTAAACATCATAATATCGATATCGATTGGTACGTCACTGCTCGACTTGTAATTAGTGGTATTTTCTTACTTATTATGTACAAAATGATGCAACCCAAACGTTCCATATTTAGCGTGTTCCAAGATCGACGAATGCTAGGTAAGTTATTGATCTTCAGTATACTCGGTATGTTAGTCGTACAGTACGCTTATATGGCATCTATTAATACAGGTAACGCTGCTATCGCGACACTTTTACAATATATTGCACCTGTGTATATCATTGTTTGGTTTGTTTTAAGAGGCGTTGCTAAACTTACATTATTTGATGTACTTGCTATTGTCATGACATTAGTAGGCACATTTTTATTATTAACTAACGGTTCATTTTCTAACTTAGTCGTTAATCCTGCAAGTTTATTCTGGGGAATTTTGGCTGGTGTTGCACTCGCTTTTTACACAATTTATCCATCAGACTTACTTAACCGCTTCGGTTCGATTCTAATTGTCGGGTGGGCGATGCTTATATCTGGCATTGCAATGAATTTGCGTCATCCAATTTGGCACGTCAATATTTCAGATTGGGAATTATCTACAATTTTATTTTTACTATTTGGAATTATCGGCGGAACTGCACTCGCATTTTATTTCTTTATCGACAGTTTACAATACATATCAGCGAAAGAAACAACATTATTCGGAACTGTTGAACCTGTCGTAGCAGTCATCGCAAGCAGTCTATGGTTACACGTGGCGTTCAAATCATTTCAGATTGTCGGCATTGTTTTAATCATGATTTTGATATTATTACTATCACTTAAAAGACAACCTAAAGAAATAGATGAATAAGAAAACTCTGATTATCCTTTAGCAAGTATCTACTATTTAACAATGTAGCTACATTGTAGGTGATATCAGAGTTTTTTATTTTAGTTAATAATATTTTTAATTTGGTATAAAAAGCGTCGGCGCTCTGGTATTGGGAATACTGGATAAATATGAAATTGGTAATATCCAGGTATAAAGTCATGTTCTATACCTTTTGCACTCAACAATTGTGATAAGTTCAATGCATCAGGATACAGCACTTCTTTTGTACCAACAGTTAAGGTAATTCGTCCTAAACCATCTAAGTCACCGTTAATTGGTGATACTTTGTAATCATCTAATGGTGTGTCACCTGCCCATTGCTCAGCTAAATAAACACTACCTTCAACACCTACCATTGGATCTTTCTTTAAGTAGTCAGGAACTTCTGGATGGCGCATCGTTGCATCTAATACTGGTGAAATCAAAACAATATGTCCTGGTTGAGCTATATGCTTTTCTTTTAATAATTGTGCAAATGATAAAGCGATTTGACCACCGGCAGAGTCACCCATCACAACGATTTGTTTAGAATCTGCTACTTGATTCAATAAATCATGATATAACTTTTCAAAAAGCACATACGTCGCTTGATAATCTTGATGCGGAATCTTCGGATACACCGGCATGATTACTTTAGCATCTAAAATTTCAGCAAGTTCATCAATAAATTCGAAATGAATTTTAAGCGGATCTTGGAACCATGCGCCACCATGTGCATATAATACCACTCGTTGATGCTTGTCTTCTTTATTGTTAATAGTATAAACGGTTGAACCGTATTGCTCATCCACTGTTACTGGCATCTTAAACTGATAATTGGTGCCCTCATATTCACCTGCTGTCTGTGGCGCCATTTTTTCTAGTGCTTTCTTCGCTTCTTCTTTATACATAAAACGACGCTTAGCTCTTGATAAGCGTATGCCTTGTTCTAACATATAACTTTTCACACTGCGTTTTTCTTTAATTCTAATATGTGCGTATGCCGCTACTAAAAATCCCAACGCAAATGTAGTCCATTTTTTACGCATTTGTCGTCACTCCTCTTTGATGTTTTCTACTATAGTATTAATGTACCATGCTCATTCTCATTGCTGCCAATATTTACTGGGAAATAAAGGGGGAAGTTTACTTTGATTAGGAAATGCAAATCATTTATGGTTAATCATTTTCGATATTAACGCTCATCTTCATCGTTATTTAAACTATTATTCATTTGGTTAAGATGGTGTTCAAAACGTTGCATATCGATAAATCGGCCTTGACGATGCATTTCTTTTCCATCCATAAAAATTAAATCAACAGGTACTGTGAAAATATTCAACTCTCCAGCAATAGCTTCCACATGGCTTTGATTTATCACAGCTAATGGTACATTCGGATATGCCTGCATCAAGTCTTCAATTTGTGGTAAGACAGCATGACAAACACTACATTGATCTCTCATGACATGTACGACTGCTAACGGATATTGATGAATAAATGCTTGGAATGCTTCGACACTATTTAATTGCTTAACCATTTCGAACACCTTCTTACGTTTTTTATTTTTAATACGGTCATTATTTGGTAATTAAAATGTCTTGAAATACTTGTGGAACACGTGTAATTTTCTTATCGCTCAATCTATAAAAACCTCCTGTCTGTGTACCAATGCAATGCACACCACTTTGAGACACAATTTCAAACTTAAATACCCATTTCATTTTACTTGCTTTAACTAAATATATGCGACCTACTGGTTTATCATGAATCGTTACTGGTACTTTGTATTCCGCTTCAGTTTTCATAAGTATAGGTGAAATGCCTTGATTGATCATTGTTGAGTAATTCATATGCTGATTTATAAAAACTGTTCTCAAATCTTCGAACCATCTAATATAAACGATATTACTGACGACACCCATTGCATCAATGTCGTAACCATTTACTTCGATTTCTTTCTCTGCAACTAACAATCCTTCTGTTGTCATAATGACAAATCTCCTAACATTACAAATTGATTTAAAATCATGTTAATTTATTTTTATTACTTTCATGAAAAAAATACAAGCAATTGAACTTTATTAAAGAAAATCATATTTCTAATTGAAGATATTAATTTGTCTAGTCGCGAAGATGCTTTTTTATAAAATGTACAAAAAGCACAATCTCTACTTTATATACCACAAACTAACATCTATGCCATTGCTATACATCATTGCGCACTAAAAAGACAGCAGCTTCATTTTAAGCTACTGCCTTTTATAAAAGTATTCTCTTCCAAATCTCTAATTCACGTATGAACTACGATGACTAAAAAATCATTCATTTAAAATGCTTTTTCATTTTCAATCATTATTTAACTGTCATAATTAATTTACCAGGATCAACATCTTGTACATCTTCAATGATAAGTTCTTTATCTTCAAGATTTGTAATAATAATTGGTGTTACAATGCTTGGCGCATGCTCTTTCAAGTATGCTAAATTCACTTTCATTAACGGTTGACCTTGTGTCACTTTTTCATCCACATTAATTAGACTTTCGAATCCTTCGCCATTAAGTTTTACTGTATCAATACCAATATGAATTAATACTTCTACACCACTTTCAGATTCTAAACCTATCGCATGTTTTGTAGGGAAGATTGATTTCACCGTACCATCAAATGGCGCCACAATTTCACCTTTTTCAGGAATAAATCCTACACCGTCGCCCATCATTTTACCAGCGAATACTTGATCAGGTACTTCTGATAATGGAATGATTTGACCAACACCTGGTGCATAGATATCTGTTGTTCCAAGTGCTTCTACGTGAACTGGTTCATCTGACATTTCTTCAGTCACTGTCGTTTCACTTGGTTTCGTAATTTCACCACTCATAATCTTCGCCATATCATGTTTAATTTGATCTGATTTTGGACCGAAGATAGCTTGCATATTGTTACCAACTTCTAATACACCTGAAGCACCTAAAGCTTTAATGCCTGCTACATCCACTTTTGATTTATCAACCACTTCTACGCGTAAACGTGTAATACAAGCATCTAAATGTTTAATATTTTCTTTTCCACCCATTGCATCTAAGACATCAAATGGTAATTTAGCGACGCTAGAGTTACGAATTTCAGTTTCTTCATCTTCACGACCTGGTGTTTTTAATTTAAACTTGCGAATCGCAAAATCGAATAAGAAGTAATACACAATTGCGTATACGATACCGACAGGAATAACTAATAATGCATGGGTACGATCCCAGTTTAATAAACCATATAAAATATAATCTATGAATCCACCTGAGAATGTCATACCAATTTTAACGCCTAATAAATGCATCACTAAGAATGAAGTACCAGCTAATATTACATGAATACCGTAAAGTACTGGTGCTACAAATAAGAATGAAAATTCTAATGGCTCAGTGATACCAGTTAAAAATGCAGTTAATCCTGCTGATAACATTAAACCACCAACAACTTTTTTACGTTCTGGGCGTGCATTTTTATAAATAGCAAATGCTGCCGCTGGTAAACCAAACATCATGAATGGGTATTTACCAGTAGTAAATGCACCAGCAGTAAATGGTACGCCATCTTTCAATTGTGCCATCCAAATACGTTGGTCACCACGAACTAATTCACCTGCATGATCTGTATAACTTCCGAATTCAAACCAGAACGGTGAATAGAAAATATGATGTAAACCAAATGGAATTAATGAACGCTCAATAATACCGAATATAAACGTTGTTAATGTTAAGTTTTTATTTAATAAGAAATTCGATAAACCATTTAATCCGTCTTGAATTGGAGGCCATGCAAAGCTTAAAACTACACCTGTTACAATAGCTACAACCGAAGTCACAATCGGAACAAATCGTTTACCTGCAAAGAATCCTAAAAATGGTGGTAACGTTATGTTATAAAACTTGTTGTAACACCATGCTGCTAAAGCACCCATGATAATACCACCAAATACACCCGTTTGTAATGTTGGAATCCCTAATACTAAAGCATGTGCTGGATCTTTCGCTGCTTGACTTAATTCTTTTGCACCTTTGGCATATGAGAAAATATCATCAATTGTAATATGCAACACTTTTCCCATGGTTGCATTCATAATTAAATAACCTACTAATGCTGCTAATGCTGCAACACCGTCTCCTCCTGCCAATCCAAGTGCTGTACCAACTGCAAATAATAATGGCAAGTTATCAAATACAACTTGTCCTGCTGCTTCCATGACCGACGAAATCATTACAATGATATCGTTTTTTAACCATGGTGCTATTTCTACTAATTGTTCGTTATGCATTGCGTTACCAAATGCTAGTAAAATACCAGCTGCTGGTAAAATCGCAACAGGTAACATTAATGCTTTACCGATACGTTGCAATTGTCCAAACAATTTCTTAAACATATAAACATCCCCTATCTCAAATTCCGCTTCCATGTACAAAAAAGCAGGCATGAACAAACAAGACTATCATCATAGTACGGTTGTTTGCTCATGCCTGCATTACCAGTAACACGCAAGTGATATGTAATTCATAGCTATTATACATATTTATAAAAGCGTTTTCAATAACTTTTTTAAAATATTATAATCACTATAATACGACGCTTTATGAAAACAAATAAAACGGTAACTTCTATTTAATTCAAACAGAAATTACCGTTTATAGCTAAATTGAATTCTGAAAACCAATCAACAGATTATAAGAAACGTTTTGCTGCCACTGAAATTGGTGGAATTTGATCTAAATCTAAATGTTTATCTTCAGTAATAGATCTGAATGCCCATTTACCATAACCAAGTGCCTCTTCATTTACAATTTTACCTGGTAATGGCGCAGCATTAGGATCAACATATACATCTACAATCGTTGGTACATCTTGTGCTAATGCCTCTTCGACAATAGCATCTACTTCGCTAGCACTTTTAATTGTATAACCTTTACCACCAGCTGCCTCAGCAAATTTTGCATGATCCATATCAGAGAAATCAACTGCATATTCTAATTCACCAGCTGCTTGTTGTTCATATTTAATAAATGCTAACTGTTTGTTATTAAGTACAAATACAGTTAAAGGTAAATCATATTGTACTGCTGTAGCGAAGTCTTGCATTACCATTTGGAATGCACCGTCACCAGCAATGGCAATCGCTTGTCTATTTGGATATGCAATTTTTGATGCCATAGCTCCTGGAAGACCGCAACCCATTGTACCTAACCAACTTGAAATGATGAACTTGTTGTTCACACCAAGATTTAAATAACGTGTAGACCAAACTGTTGCAGTACCAACATCTGCTGAAATTACTGCATCATCTTTAATAAATTTGTTAATTGATGCCATTAAACGTTCTGGACGTAATGGTTTGCTATTATTATTTTTATCTTGTTCCATCCATTTATCCCAAACCGCTTTACGTTCTAACGTTTTGTTTAAAAATGGTCTTTCCGCAACATGTTTAATATTTTCAGTTAACTGATGCAATGCAATTTTACTGTCTCCAACAATTCCTACATTAATATTAAAACGATGTCCGATATTTTTAGGATTTGTGTCGATTTGGATTGCTTTAATATTTTTCTTAGGTAAGTAATCTACATATGGATAGTTTGTACCTACCATAATTAGTAAATCTGCATCCTGCATTGTCTGATATGATGTTTTTGTACCTATTTTACCTAAGTTACCAATACTGTATGGATGGTCATCCGGTAAGATTGTCTTAGCAGGTAATGAATGAACGACTGGAATTTTTGCCGCTTCAACAAACGCACGTAGCTCATCTTTCGCATGTTTCGCACCAACACCAATCAACATAACCGGCTTTTTACTCTTATTGATTAATTTAACCGCTTTTTTAATGTCTTTATATTTTGGTGATACAACAGTTGGTCTTGATGTATCTACTGGTTTATTTGTTGTGTCTTTAATTTTTTCAGTTAATAAGTCGTTTGGACAAATTACGACAGCGACACCTTTTTGTTCATATGCCGTACGAATAGCTTCGTTAACGATTTCAAATACATTATCACCTTTTTCAATTTGGTGATTATAAACAGCTACATCTTCACATAATTTTTGTAAATTCGTTTCTTGGAACGCTTTCGTTCCAAGCGCTGTACTATTCGTTTGCCCAGATAAAATTAATTGTGGTACGTTATCCATTTTGGCATCATACATACCATTTAATAAATGGATTAAACCAGGTCCACCAATACTTAATGCAACGCCGATTTTACCCGTAAGTTTTGTATAACCTGCAGCTGCTAAACTTGCTACTTCTTCATGTCGTACATGATAAAACTTAAATTGGTCTCTTACAGTACGTAAACTATCCACAACTGCATCGATTGAGTCTCCCGGAATACCATATAAGTGATCTATATCCCATGCTTGTAATGCTTTTACTAATGCTTCATTTGCTTTAATTTTTGCCATTATTACTAATAGCCTCCCTTTCTGTTTATCATTTTAAATTTCTAAATTAATAGAATAATAAAATTAGAACAGGTATTAACACTGAACTAATAACTGCAGTTAAAATCATCCCAATTGAACTAAATGCACCAGATTCTATATCCATTTCCAGCGCTTTAGCTGTACCAAAGGCATGTGACGCATTCCCATACGTTAAACCTTTAGCAATAGAAGATTCAAATCTTCCAAATCTTAATAACATCGATCCTAAAATACTTCCAATTAAACCAGTTGTGATTATAAAAAGTACGGTCATCGTATCTGTGCCACCTAATTCATGTGACACTTCAATACCAACAGCGGCTGTGATTGAGCGGGGCAATAATGTTACTATGACATCTTTAGAATAACCAAACGCTTTAAGTGTTAAGAACACCAATATGAAGTTAAGCATAACGCCAGTTAATACACTTGCAAAAATAATAGAGACATTTTCTTTAATTTTCCCTCTATTTTTATAAAGAGGATATGCTAAACATACAACTGTTGCGTTTAAAATATGATTGATCCAACTGCCACCTTTCATATACCCGTTATAACTAATTCCAAAGATAAGTAATACAAAAATAATACCTAAAGATGCAATTAATGCCGGATTCAAAAATGGATTTGGATATTTTTCTTGTAATCTTTTAGCGAAATAATATAAAACGACAGTCAACAAAATCATTAAACATGCTTGTAGATAATCATTCATAAGCATCTATACCTTTACGATGTTTATGTTTCGCAAACATTTTTTCAGCAATAAATCCTGAAGATAATGCAACGATACATGTGCCAATGATAATGACTGCGAAGAAGAGTATATAATTAAGCGTGATTTCAGAAGCAACATCCATAATACCTACAACTGATGGTATAAAGAAAAATACCATTGTTTTTAATAAAAAGTTTGCACCATCTTCTATCCAAGATAGAGGCACAATCTTAAATTGTAATAGTAAATAAAATAAAAATAGACCAACAATGCTGCCGGCTAAAGGAAGATGGAAAATCTTTTGAATTTCTGTGCCAATATAAGTAATCACTATGATGATTCCTAGTTGTAATAGCAGTTTGATTATTAATTGGACTTTTTGCATGGCGCCATCCCTTTCTAAATATGTCTAAATTGTTACAATATCTATTATAAGTTTGGCGAACGCTTTATAAAAATACTCTTTTTTTATGATTTATATTACTATTTTCTATGGAAACGCTATCTAAATTTCACTTCATTTTCACAATAAAAAACACTCATCATTTCAATGACCCGCGTAATGATGCGCCTTAAATAATGAGTGCTTTATTTATATTTTAGCCTAAACGATCTTTCAAAAATTCAATCCATTTCGTTGTGGCATGACTTAATTGTTTATCCTTCTTCCAAACAACACCTAATTCCCAATGTACATGTGCATCTTCAATACGTAACAGTTTCACGTCTCCGTTCAACTGTTCTGATATCGATGTTGGTAATATACTAATTCCTAATTCATTTGTGACTAAATCTTCAATAACATGCCATTGCGAAATTTGCGCTACAGTATTAGGTACAAAGCCAACGTTTTTAGCATTCTCTATAATTTTATCGTTTAAATAAAAATCTTTATTGAATAAAATGAAATCTTCGCCTGCTAAATCTTCCAATTTTACTGTGTCATATTTTGCAAGTCGATGCCCTCTGCTCACGATAAGTCGCAAATCTTCCTTATCTAAGGTAGTATAATCGAAAATATGATGATCGACTGGCAAAGTGGTCACGCCTATATCTACTTCATCATTAATAATTTGCTGCTCAATTGTTTTGCCACCATTTTCTATCAAATTATAAGTAACATTTGGGTACTGCTGATGGAACGCACCAAGAATATTAATAAGAATTTTCATATTCATGACCGCGGACATTCCCATATTAATATGTCCCGTTTCAAGCCCATTCAATCGTTCCATTTCAGATGGTAAATAATCATATAGCGCAACAATTTCTTTACTTTTCTCATAAAAAATCTGACCTGCATCCGTAAGTATCAAATGTCTTTTACTTCTATCAAATAAAGGTGTGCCCATTTCATTTTCAATGTCTTTTATAGCCTTACTAATCGTTGGTTGAGCAATATATAATGATTTTGATGCATTAGTCATACCACCTTGCTTAACCACTTCAATAAAATATTTCATATGTTTGATATCCACTAACATCATCCTAACTATTTCAACGCGTTTATTTCATTATACACAACTTCTTAAACTTTCAATAAATATAGATTTATGAAATTGCTTTATAAAAACTTTTATGTAAAATACACATTTTTTTATGGTATTATATTAATGGCTCAAGTATATTAATCGAGGTGAGGTATTGAGCTTTTACGAATTTATGCAAAATTTTCTTGGTGATGACACACCATTAGGTGAATTGGTTGATTGGATTAATCAAGATAGCAATTTCCCTAGAGAAGTGAAGAGCCATAGTGAAATATTGTCATATTTTCGAACAAATCCATGTCCTGAAAGCATCTCAGTACCTGTAATTAAACGGGCACTATCAGTTTTCAACCAATTCACAAATGTACAATGATACATGAATACATGGAGTCACATCATCTCATGTTAGCGCTCTGCTCGTAGGGCGCTATTTTTATTGTCGAAAAGTATTGATTTATTTTGCCAATGTATAATTTTGACGTCTATACAATACACATATAATAAATTTAATAATGACTTTTACATCTAAATATCATACTCGTTCTCCCACGAATCTTGCGTTTTAATCATACTTATAATTCTTTCTATCATTTTCAAATATGACCAACTTAATCCCCTACAACATATTTGCATTTTTCATGAAAATTTCCTTTTTTATTACAATTTAACACTTTATATGACAGCGATATTACAGTTACTTTTATTGTTGATTGCTCGCATTGTATTCTAAAATAAATCAGTTTATGATAATTAACGTTGAATAAAGAAAAAAATTAATTTGGGAGATAAAAATGAAACATAAAAAGATACTTATTCGTTTATTAATTACTTTTGCAGTACTTTTCACAGCAGATTTCACATATCAATCCGTCGAACAAACGCATCAGTCTCATGCCGCAGTGAATTATTATAGTAAAAACCAATGTACTTGGTGGGCTTTTCAACGTCGTGCACAAGTTGGCAAACCTGTTTCCAATAAATGGGGCAATGCTAAAAATTGGTATAATAATGCCCGTAAATCAAAATATGCGACTGGACGTACGCCAAGAAAATTTGCTGTAATGCAATCAACTGCAGGATATTATGGACATGTCGCAGTTGTCGAACAAGTATATAAAAACGGTAGTATTAAAGTTTCAGAATACAACTTTTATCGCCCATTAAAATATAATACACGTGTGCTAAGCAAAAAAGCAGCACGTAACTATAACTACATCTACTAACCAAAAAACTTCTATCACGAACGCTTCAGTTTCCTGTATGCGTGTGATAGAAGTTTTTATTTTATTGTTTTATTTAAGCGAAGTGAAGCTGTCATAAACGTTCATTTAAAATCGCTATTCGCAATTTACTATTGTTGTCTAATTTCTTGTAAAATACGTTCCGCTGCTTGTGTATTTGCACGGGGTTCTTTTTTCAAAGCTTCAGCTACTTTAGCAATTTCATCACCTTTTGCCCCTACAACGATAGCTAATGATTTATATTGTAAACTCATGTGACCTTGTTGAATGCCTTCTGACACAAGCGCACGACATGCCGCAAAGTTTTGAGCTAATCCTACCGCCGCAACTACATGCCCTAATTCTTGCGCTGACTCTACATTTAGTAGCTCTAATGATGCTTTAGCTATTGGCAATACTTTCGTTCCACCGCCAACAATTGCTAATGTCATCGGCACTTCAATTGTACCAATTAAACGTTGACGTTCTTGATCGTAACGCCATGTAGCAATACCACGATACTGTCCGTCACGACTCGCATATGCATGCGCACTTGCTTCTGCGCCACGTGTATCATTTCCCGTCGCTAAAACGACTGCATGAATTCCATTCATAACTCCTTTATTATGTGTTGCTGCACGATGAATATCTACTTGTGCAAGTACAGAAGCACGCTCCATTCTTTTGGCTACTTCTTCACCAGATCTGTTACCTCTCGTTAAGTCATTAACGTCAATTTCACCTTGAACTTTAACTACGGACGCTGTCGCATGATTTGATAAAATACTCATTAAAATATCACTTTGTGGAAATTCATTTTTTAAATAAGCTGTAATAGACTCTAAAATAGTGTTTAACATATTAGCACCCATCGCATCTTTTGTATCAACAAATACTTTCAACGATAGTAATTGTTGTTCAGGGAATGTATCAATAGCTATACGTTGGTAACCACCACCACGCGCTTTAATAGAAGGATATGCCTCATCTGCAATTTTATGAATTTGCTTTTCTAAAGTTTTAATGTCTGCTGATAATTTTTCAGTATCCTCGACACCATCAAAGACGATTTGACCTATCATAATACGCTCTGAAGATACAGTTTTAAATCCGCCAGTCTGATTAACTAATTTAGCGCCATAACTTGCAGCGGCAACAACTGAAGGCTCTTCCACCATCATGGGCACAACATAAGACTTTTCGTCTACAATAATATTTGGCAGTAACCCAACTGGCAACGTACCTTGTGCAATAACATTTTCAATTAAACTATTGGCTACTTCTTCATCGATTAATGG
This is a stretch of genomic DNA from Staphylococcus roterodami. It encodes these proteins:
- a CDS encoding CHAP domain-containing protein, whose translation is MKHKKILIRLLITFAVLFTADFTYQSVEQTHQSHAAVNYYSKNQCTWWAFQRRAQVGKPVSNKWGNAKNWYNNARKSKYATGRTPRKFAVMQSTAGYYGHVAVVEQVYKNGSIKVSEYNFYRPLKYNTRVLSKKAARNYNYIY
- a CDS encoding hydroxymethylglutaryl-CoA reductase, degradative produces the protein MQNLDKNFRHLSRKEKLQQLVDKQWLSEEQFDILLNHPLIDEEVANSLIENVIAQGTLPVGLLPNIIVDEKSYVVPMMVEEPSVVAAASYGAKLVNQTGGFKTVSSERIMIGQIVFDGVEDTEKLSADIKTLEKQIHKIADEAYPSIKARGGGYQRIAIDTFPEQQLLSLKVFVDTKDAMGANMLNTILESITAYLKNEFPQSDILMSILSNHATASVVKVQGEIDVNDLTRGNRSGEEVAKRMERASVLAQVDIHRAATHNKGVMNGIHAVVLATGNDTRGAEASAHAYASRDGQYRGIATWRYDQERQRLIGTIEVPMTLAIVGGGTKVLPIAKASLELLNVESAQELGHVVAAVGLAQNFAACRALVSEGIQQGHMSLQYKSLAIVVGAKGDEIAKVAEALKKEPRANTQAAERILQEIRQQ